A section of the Kribbella sp. HUAS MG21 genome encodes:
- a CDS encoding sulfatase-like hydrolase/transferase, whose product MREDELLPAPNILLIVSDDHGYADRSTLGVHADVRTPALDRLAAEGVSCTDAYVTAPICSPSRASIISGRYQQRWGGQWFDSAAFPPDDVPTLAEILRDQGYRTGYFGKVHYGKEDVGDRACPPHHGFEETLYGLAGQSFGRLNYLHHSEEAVASYGQPAAHHMAVQPLLSGDAPVEHEGFLTAEFGRRAAEFMGAEDERPYFCMVAFNAVHNFCWQLPESELEARGLPTFRDWSPEVNGSFMEWYDDVIVPNLPHGREYYLAQLELMDAEIGRLLDVAGDNTIVVYVTDNGGSTCNFGDNAPLRGTKYTLWDGGIRIPMLWRWPEQLPAGRRTGALVSTMDLVPTLAAAAGATVEGADGLDILPVLAGSVEVAHEDLHWDCGFQWAVRSGDWKLSWVADDDNTRHLRDYEHAPMGEGWFLANLADDIGESTNRLADQPEVVARLRSLHADWRAEVGLEAQTVSP is encoded by the coding sequence TTGCGAGAGGATGAGCTGTTGCCCGCTCCGAACATTCTGCTGATCGTTTCCGACGACCACGGGTACGCCGACCGCAGCACGCTCGGTGTGCACGCCGACGTACGTACCCCGGCGCTGGACCGGCTGGCTGCGGAGGGGGTGAGCTGCACCGACGCCTACGTGACGGCGCCCATCTGCAGCCCTTCTCGGGCGTCGATCATCTCCGGGCGGTACCAGCAGCGCTGGGGAGGCCAGTGGTTCGACTCGGCCGCTTTCCCGCCGGACGACGTACCGACGCTGGCTGAGATCCTGCGCGACCAGGGGTACCGGACGGGGTACTTCGGCAAGGTGCACTACGGGAAGGAGGATGTGGGGGACAGGGCGTGTCCGCCGCACCACGGGTTCGAGGAGACGCTCTACGGGCTGGCGGGGCAGTCGTTCGGGCGGCTGAACTACCTGCACCACTCCGAGGAGGCTGTGGCGTCGTACGGGCAGCCGGCCGCGCACCACATGGCTGTGCAGCCCCTGCTGTCCGGGGACGCGCCGGTGGAGCATGAGGGCTTTCTGACGGCCGAGTTCGGCAGGCGCGCGGCTGAGTTCATGGGCGCGGAGGACGAGCGGCCGTACTTCTGCATGGTCGCGTTCAACGCCGTACACAACTTCTGCTGGCAGCTGCCGGAGTCCGAGCTGGAGGCGCGGGGCCTGCCGACGTTCCGCGACTGGTCGCCGGAGGTGAACGGCTCATTCATGGAGTGGTACGACGACGTGATCGTGCCGAACCTGCCGCACGGACGGGAGTACTACCTCGCCCAGCTGGAGCTGATGGACGCCGAGATCGGGCGGCTGCTGGACGTGGCCGGTGACAACACGATCGTCGTGTACGTGACCGACAACGGCGGGTCGACCTGCAACTTCGGCGACAACGCTCCGCTGCGCGGGACGAAGTACACGCTCTGGGACGGCGGCATCCGGATCCCGATGCTCTGGCGCTGGCCGGAGCAGCTTCCGGCGGGGCGGCGTACGGGCGCGTTGGTGAGCACGATGGATCTCGTGCCGACGCTGGCCGCGGCGGCCGGTGCGACCGTGGAAGGGGCTGACGGTCTGGACATCCTGCCGGTGCTGGCGGGGTCAGTCGAGGTCGCGCACGAGGACCTGCACTGGGACTGCGGGTTCCAGTGGGCGGTGCGGTCGGGGGACTGGAAGCTCAGCTGGGTGGCGGACGACGACAACACCCGGCACCTGCGGGACTACGAGCACGCGCCGATGGGGGAGGGCTGGTTTCTCGCGAACCTGGCCGACGACATCGGCGAGTCAACCAACCGCTTGGCTGACCAACCGGAGGTCGTGGCCCGACTGAGGTCGTTGCACGCCGACTGGCGTGCGGAGGTGGGGCTGGAGGCTCAGACCGTCAGCCCGTAG
- a CDS encoding sulfatase-like hydrolase/transferase — protein sequence MRPPNILVILSDEHTAAAAGWAGHPHVRTPNLDRLAAQGVAFDRAYTNSPMCVPSRLSLLSGRYVHQIGAWDNGVIPGPAYRTWGHHLRDAGYTSVIAGRTHFNGPNRLLGFDRRLTDDLDFWIDHSGRPPRRTADWRRPTNSHVTEQGTGDHVHTQHDVTATDAALEFLRDPGADPFLLYVGYMHPHFPLVAPPEFRALYNTADVDVPIVDDHQHPVISLLRHGFRNDEPLTEEQIREATVCYWALISHLDHQIGRLLDAVPEDTVVIYTSDHGEMAGQHGIWQKQCFYEPAVRIPLLLRHPSLQPGRSTAHVSLVDVLPTLRDVAGLAPDAALPGHTLLDAQDRPVLSEYHAQGMVDGGFMLKSGSWKYCYYGAGHAPQVFHVDDDPLELNDLSGEHALVQRLDAELRLLLDPDATDARAKSDQAARLARG from the coding sequence ATGCGCCCGCCGAACATCCTCGTGATCCTGTCCGACGAACACACCGCCGCGGCGGCCGGCTGGGCCGGCCATCCGCACGTCCGGACCCCGAACCTCGACCGCCTGGCCGCGCAGGGCGTCGCGTTCGACCGCGCGTACACCAACAGCCCGATGTGCGTCCCCTCGAGGCTCTCCCTCCTGTCCGGCCGGTACGTGCACCAGATCGGGGCCTGGGACAACGGCGTGATCCCCGGCCCGGCGTACCGCACCTGGGGACACCACCTGCGCGACGCGGGCTACACCTCGGTCATCGCGGGTCGCACCCACTTCAACGGCCCGAACCGCCTGCTCGGCTTCGACCGCCGCCTCACCGACGACCTCGACTTCTGGATCGACCACAGCGGCCGACCACCTCGTCGTACCGCAGACTGGCGACGCCCCACCAACTCGCACGTGACCGAGCAGGGCACCGGCGACCACGTACACACCCAGCACGACGTGACTGCCACCGACGCGGCACTGGAATTCCTGCGCGACCCGGGCGCGGATCCGTTCCTGCTGTACGTCGGCTACATGCACCCGCACTTCCCGTTGGTCGCACCACCGGAGTTCCGGGCGCTGTACAACACGGCTGATGTCGACGTTCCGATTGTCGACGATCACCAACATCCGGTGATCTCGTTGCTCCGGCACGGGTTCCGCAACGACGAGCCGTTGACGGAGGAGCAGATCAGGGAGGCGACGGTCTGCTACTGGGCGCTGATCAGTCACCTCGACCACCAGATCGGGCGACTGCTGGACGCCGTCCCGGAGGACACCGTGGTCATCTACACGAGTGACCACGGTGAAATGGCCGGCCAGCACGGCATCTGGCAGAAGCAGTGCTTCTACGAGCCCGCCGTACGCATCCCGTTGCTGCTACGCCACCCGTCGCTGCAGCCCGGCCGGAGTACTGCGCACGTCAGCCTCGTCGATGTGCTGCCTACGCTCCGGGACGTCGCCGGTCTGGCTCCAGACGCCGCACTGCCCGGCCACACGTTGCTGGACGCGCAGGACCGACCTGTGCTGTCGGAGTACCACGCACAGGGGATGGTGGACGGCGGCTTCATGCTGAAGTCCGGATCGTGGAAGTACTGCTACTACGGCGCTGGCCACGCTCCACAGGTCTTCCACGTCGACGACGACCCTCTGGAGCTCAACGACCTGTCTGGTGAACATGCCCTGGTGCAGCGACTGGATGCTGAGCTGAGATTGCTGCTGGACCCTGATGCGACCGATGCGCGTGCGAAGTCAGACCAGGCTGCGCGCCTTGCGAGAGGATGA
- a CDS encoding pentapeptide repeat-containing protein codes for MHRTIHRRAVLRRTSRRRTRLRRAVLRRAHLRRAHLRRLVLLRGSVRRRRC; via the coding sequence TTGCACCGGACCATCCACCGCCGCGCCGTCCTGCGCAGGACCAGCCGGCGCCGGACCCGCTTGCGCCGAGCCGTCCTGCGGCGGGCTCACCTGCGCCGGGCTCACCTGCGTCGGCTCGTCCTGCTGCGCGGCAGCGTCCGGCGCCGCAGGTGCTGA
- a CDS encoding LysR family transcriptional regulator, whose protein sequence is MNVELRHLRVVVLVAEAGSVGRAARWLKVSQPSLTAQLKRIEAAFGGELFERSRTGVTPTPLGRYAVDRARAILVDVDHLAATVSAMTAVESSAVRLGGFPTAPVSGIASRLRDHGEIEQVSVEVEWSSSVLLQQLESGRLDFALLREFPGFELRLPAGVEATTVVESESAYVALAADHPVAEASRTRGEIELGALAAEEWIGEPPDDSGFHVLFRAACEAAGFQPRVEHHSVDTSVLMGFVTSGQGVALISPTSYRMLSADVTTRTLAGNPIHRKLVLAWSTDSPRAQMAPEVLAMARAAYDEAITEHARRGNHPQHMHVA, encoded by the coding sequence ATGAACGTCGAGCTGCGCCACCTGCGGGTGGTGGTCCTGGTGGCCGAAGCGGGGTCCGTCGGACGGGCCGCCCGCTGGCTCAAGGTCAGCCAGCCCAGCCTGACCGCGCAGCTGAAGCGGATCGAGGCCGCGTTCGGCGGTGAGCTGTTCGAACGCTCCCGCACCGGCGTCACCCCGACACCGCTCGGCCGGTACGCCGTCGACCGGGCGCGGGCGATCCTCGTCGACGTCGACCACCTGGCCGCGACCGTGTCCGCGATGACCGCGGTCGAGTCGTCGGCCGTCCGGCTCGGCGGGTTCCCGACCGCGCCGGTGTCCGGCATCGCGTCCCGGCTCCGCGACCACGGCGAGATCGAGCAGGTCAGCGTCGAGGTCGAGTGGTCCTCGAGTGTGCTGCTGCAGCAGCTGGAGAGTGGGCGGCTGGACTTCGCGCTGCTGCGCGAGTTTCCCGGGTTCGAGCTGCGGCTGCCGGCCGGGGTCGAGGCCACCACCGTCGTCGAGTCCGAGTCGGCGTACGTCGCGCTCGCGGCGGACCACCCCGTCGCGGAGGCGTCACGCACCCGCGGCGAGATCGAGCTGGGCGCACTGGCGGCGGAGGAGTGGATCGGCGAGCCGCCGGACGACAGCGGCTTCCATGTGCTCTTCCGGGCGGCGTGCGAGGCAGCCGGCTTCCAGCCGCGGGTGGAGCACCACTCGGTAGACACCTCGGTCCTGATGGGCTTCGTGACGAGCGGTCAAGGCGTGGCCCTGATCTCGCCCACGTCGTACCGCATGCTCTCCGCCGACGTCACCACCCGCACCCTCGCCGGCAACCCCATCCACCGCAAACTGGTCCTGGCCTGGAGCACCGACTCCCCCCGAGCCCAAATGGCCCCCGAAGTCCTCGCCATGGCCCGAGCCGCCTACGACGAAGCCATCACCGAACACGCCCGCCGAGGCAACCACCCCCAACACATGCACGTCGCCTAA